The genome window ACAACGAGGCCAGCGGTAGGAAACCACGTCTGAATTTAAAGCTGTTCATAATCACTTTGTCTCTACTTTATTGACAACAATACTGGATCAATAATTAATCAATGGTTGGGCTCGACACCCCACTTCAGTCTTAATTATCCATTTTAGCACTTTACTGCTTTAGCACTTAactagttgtcaggttgtgtaaatggtaaataaaaagagaatacaacaaatccttttcaatttatattcaattgaatagactgcaaagacaagatatttaaccttcaaactggtaaactttgttgttttttgcaaatattagctcatttggaatttgatgcctgcaacatgtttcaaaaaagctggcacaagtggcaaaaaaagttgaggaatgctcatcaaagacttatttggaacatcccacaggtgaacaggctaattgggaacaggtgggtgccatgattgggtataaaagcagcttccaagaaacgttcagtcattcacaaacaaggacggggcgagggtcaccactttgtcaacaaatgcctgagcaaattgtttaagaacaacatttattaaccagctattgcaaggaatttaggaattttaccatctacgctccgtaatatcatcaaaaggttcagagaatctggagaaatcactgcacgtaagccatgatattacacaccttagatccctcaggcaATACTACaataaaaagtgacatcagtgtgtaaaggatatcaccacatgggctcaagaacacttcagaaaaccacggtcagtaactacagttggtcgctacatctgtaagtgtaatttagaactctacaatgcaaagccatTTAGActtacttagacttccttttttattgtcattcaaatatgaactttacagtacagataagaacgaaaattcgttgcattagctcatggtagtgcaggataaaaaagcaatatggtgcagatattaataaataaataaatcaacaacaatttatcaacaacacccagaaacgctgccggcttcgctggacccgagctcatctaagatggactgatgcaaagtggaaaagtgttccgtggtctgatgagtccacatttcaaatgttttgaGGAAACTATGGACCTCCAGaaagaagaggaaaagaaccatccggattgttctaggcgcaaagtgtaaaaggcagcatgtgtggtggtatgggggtgtattagtgcccaaggcatgggtaacttacacatctgtgaaggcaccattaatgctgaaaggtacatacaggttttggagcaacgtcatcatggacgcccctgcttatttcagcaaggcgatgccaagccacgtgttacaacagcgtggcttcatagtaaaagagtgcgggtactagactggcctgcctgtagtccagacattgaaaatgtgtgaaggctaaaatatgagaagggagactgttgaacaacttaagctgcacatcaagcaagaatgggaaagaattccacttcaaaaatgtgtctcctcagttcccaaacctttactgagtcttgttaaaaggaaaggccatgtaacacactggtaaaaatgtgttgctgacattaaattctaagtttatgattatttgcaaagaagaatgaagtttgtcagtgtgaacatgaaatatcttgtctttgcagtctattcaattgaatataagtcatacttgccaaccttgagacctccgatttcgggaggtggggagcgtggtcgggggtggggcgggggccgtggttgagggcgtggttaagatatatatatataagaaatacttgactttcagtgaattctagctatatatatattttttttttattatatatatatatatatatatatatatatatatatatatatatataaaaataaataaaataaatacttgaatttcagtgttcatttatttacacatttatacacacataacactcatctactcattgttgagttaagggttgaattgtccatccttgttctattctctgtcactatttcagaacacacacattatacaaatatacattataaaatcaataagaaaacgggagctctaatttgggagtctgaattaggatcagaagttcctacataaacattgcgcactcacgtcgcctttttgtattgattactgcagctgtgcactggattcattcacaaatacaaactacaactcacaaacactttagagttaggctccaccatcagaatgtgtacttaaacttataaagatcacatggatattattcagtgagttgattcaccaaaactaacctgttgtacaggaggaaaaagcacacaggacgtttcaattgttcacagactggtcgcgctcatcagaatgacaagacacttccggtctgcaggtgatagcattcaattgggaagaaacgccctactgccccctactgaccaatgtgaatactgataaatgtgtaatgacagctccaaaaacgaatttaaaccacaaaataaataaataaatcaacacaaaaatgtgacacattatgggtgggtcacatatgcatgtacagtagatggcagtattgtcctgtttaaaagtgtcacaacattgctgtttacggcagacgaactgctttacgggggacgaaaacttgactgctgttgttgtgtgttgttaccgcgctgggaggacgttaatgaaactgcctaacaataaacacacataagaaaccaagaactcgtcctccgtcattagctgtttatattgtgggaaagcggacgtgagaacaggctgtcaacacgtcactcaagtccgcatggagctggagggggcgtggcctccagctccgcctgaattttgggagattttcgggagaaaatttgtcccgggaggtttttgggagaggcgctgaatttcgggagtctcccggaaaatccgggagggttggcaagtatgatataagttgaaaaggattttttattgaccatttacacaacatgacaacttcactgcttttgggctttgtagttcatatctataaaaaaaaaactggcatcaTGGAGCGTTCtggtctttttattttttctccCCAGGAGGGAAGTATGTTCCCCGTGCCATCCTGGTGGACCTGGAGCCAGGAACTATGGATTCCGTCAGGTCCGGTCCATTCGGTCAAATCTTCCGACCCGACAACTTCGTCTTTGGTAAGCCAGAATCGAGCGGTGGTCACCGGCAGGAGTGGCGCTTCACCGTGGTGTGTTTCTGCATGCAGGCCAGAGCGGCGCCGGCAACAACTGGGCCAAGGGTCACTACACGGAGGGCGCCGAGCTGGTGGACTCGGTCATGGACGTGGTGAGGAAAGAGGCGGAGAGCTGCGACTGCCTTCAGGGCTTCCAGCTCACACACTCCCTGGGTGGAGGCACGGGCTCCGGCATGGGCACCTTGCTCATCAGCAAGATCCGCGAGGAGTACCCGGACCGCATCATGAACACCTTCAGCGTGGTGCCGTCCCCCAAGGTGTCGGACACGGTGGTGGAGCCGTACAACGCCACGCTGTCGGTGCACCAGCTGGTGGAGAACACGGACGAGACCTACTGCATTGACAATGAAGCTTTGTACGACATCTGCTTCCGCACCTTGAAGCTGACCACCCCCACGTACGGAGACCTCAACCATTTGGTGTCGGCGACCATGAGCGGCGTCACCACCTGCCTGCGGTTCCCCGGCCAACTCAACGCCGACCTGCGCAAGCTGGCGGTCAACATGGTGCCCTTCCCGCGGCTGCACTTCTTCATGCCGGGCTTCGCCCCGCTCACCAGCAGGGGCAGCCAGCAGTACCGGGCGCTCTCCGTGCCCGAGCTCACCCAGCAGATGTTCGACGCCAAGAACATGATGGCGGCCTGCGACCCGCGCCACGGCCGCTACCTCACCGTCGCCGCCGTTTTCCGCGGCCGCATGTCCATGAAGGAGGTGGACGAGCAGATGCTGAACGTGCAGAACAAGAACAGCAGCTACTTCGTGGAGTGGATCCCCAACAACGTCAAGACGGCGGTGTGCGACATCCCGCCCCGCGGCCTCAAGATGGCCGCCACGTTCATCGGCAACAGCACGGCCATCCAGGAGCTGTTCAAGCGCATCTCCGAGCAGTTCACCGCCATGTTCCGCCGCAAGGCCTTCCTGCACTGGTACACGGGCGAGGGCATGGACGAGATGGAGTTCACCGAGGCCGAGAGCAACATGAACGACCTGGTGTCCGAGTACCAGCAGTACCAGGACGCCACCGCCGAGGAGGGCGAGTTCGAGGAAGAGGGCGAGGAAGAAGTGGCCTAAAAACTCACCTTACCCTTTTCCATCACTGCACCAACGCCATGTTAGCTCCATGCTCTTAGATGCTAGTCAAAGTTTTGCTTCTGATATTCATTATGAACATTCTGACATCATCACTCATTCGCCCGATCTCAAAGCAAGCGAGTTCACATTCAATTGGAGAagtattcaaatttgattaaaaggtcACCTTTAACCACCTCTGCCTTTTTATTGTGTCATTCaatgcagtgtttttccaaccactgtgccgtgagatacagtctggtgtgccgtgggagatgatctacaggtaaaagccagtaaattagaatattttgaaaaacttgatttatttcagtaattgcattcaaaaggtgtaacttgtacattatatttattcattgcacacagactgatgcattcaaatgtttatttcatttaattttgatgatttgaagtggcaacaaaggaaaatccaaaattccgtgtgtcacaaaattagaatattacttaaggctaatacaaaaaagggatttttagaaatgttggccaactgaaaagtatgaaaatgaaaaatatgagcatgtacaatactcaatacttggttggagctccttttgcctcaattactgcgttaatgcggtgtggcatggagtcgatgagtttctggcactgctcaggtgttatgagagcccaggttgctctgatagtggccttcaactcttctgcgtttttgggtctggcattctgcatcttccttttcacaataccccacagattttctatggggctaaggtcaggggagttggcgggccaatttagaacagaaataccatggtccgtaaaccaggcacgggtagattttgcgctgtgtgcaggcgccaagtcctgttggaacttgaaatctccatctccatagagcaggtcagcagcaggaagcatgaagtgctctaaaacttgctggtagacggctgcgttgaccctggatctcaggaaacagagtggaccgacaccagcagatgacatggcaccccaaaccatcactgatggtggaaactttacactagacttcaggcaacgtggatcctgtgcctctcctgtcttcctccagactctgggacctcgatttccaaaggaaatgcaaaatttgctttcgtcagaaaacatgactttggaccactcagcagcagtccagctctttttttccttagcccaggtgagacgcttttcgcgctgtttcttggtcaacagtggcttgacacgaggtatgcggcagttgaaacccatgtctttcaagcgtctcttggtggtggatcttgaagcactgactccagcagctgtccactccttctgaatctcccccacattttttaatggtttttttttcacaatcttgaccagggcgcggtgatccctatcgcttgtacactttttctgaccacagtttttccttccctttgcctctccattaatgtgtttggacacagagctctgagaacagccagcctcttcagcaataaccttttgtgtctttccctccttgtgcaatgtgtcgatggttgccttttggacagctgtcaaatctgaagtcttccccatgtttgtgtaggcttcagaactggactgagagaccatttaaagccctttgcaggtgttttgagttaatcaactgattagtttgtggcaccaggtgtcttcaaaatttaacccttacacaatattctaattttgtgacacacggaattttggattttcatttgttgccacttcaaatcatcaaaattaaatgaaataaacatttgaatgcatcagtctgtgtgcaatgaataaatataatgtacaagttacaccttttgaatgcaattactgaaataaatcaaatttttcaaaatattctaatttactggcttttacctgtaatttcacctatttgggttaaaaatattttttgcaaagcagtaattatagtctgcaaatgatgtgttgttgttgagcagGCGTgcttcattacgtcgatcgcgatctaccggtcgatctcggagggtgtgtcagtcgatcaccagccaggcattaaaaaaatagtcctaaaaatgagcgatcataaatcttcactatgacgtcactttcgtcacttgattgacattcacggcacccgagggtcttctgagatgacgctggctgctgccagctcattaaaattaccgactggaaggcgagaaacactttatttcaacagactctggcgccgtacctgtcgtcaaaactccaaagaccgactgcacagttgcacagttgcgctaacaaaataagagtctcagaaagctggcgtgcacaagctagcaagctacggagtttgccgacaatgtatttcttgtaaagtgtatacaaaggagtacggaagctggacaaataagatgccaaaaaccaaccactttcatgtggtattggacagaaaggaggactttttttctcctccattcgaaaatgcggacgttatcagcattcCAATCAattcaagtcatcagaatcaggtaatacaccaacttatattcttgtcttcatgaaagaaaggaatctatatgtgttaaacatgcttgtattatctttaaacacctttaacttattaacaatattaactatatgtgttaaacatgcttgtattatcattaaacacctttaacttgttagcaattttaactatgtgttaaacatgcttgtattatctttaaacaccttaacttgttaacaatattaactatatgtgttaaacatgcttgtattatctttaaacacctttaacttgttaacaatattaactatatgtgttaaacatgcttgtattatcattaaacacctttaacttgttaacaatattaactatatgtgttaaacatgcttgtattatctttaaacacctttaacttgttaacaatattaactatatgtattaaacatacttgtattatcattaaacacctttaacttgttaacaatattaactatatgtattaaacatgcttgtattatcattaaacacctttaacttgttaacaatattaactatatgtattaaacatgcttgtattatcattaaacacctttaacttgttaac of Nerophis lumbriciformis linkage group LG22, RoL_Nlum_v2.1, whole genome shotgun sequence contains these proteins:
- the LOC140679759 gene encoding tubulin beta-4B chain-like, producing MREIVHLQAGQCGNQIGAKFWEVISDEHGIDPTGSYHGDSDLQLDRISVYYNEASGGKYVPRAILVDLEPGTMDSVRSGPFGQIFRPDNFVFGQSGAGNNWAKGHYTEGAELVDSVMDVVRKEAESCDCLQGFQLTHSLGGGTGSGMGTLLISKIREEYPDRIMNTFSVVPSPKVSDTVVEPYNATLSVHQLVENTDETYCIDNEALYDICFRTLKLTTPTYGDLNHLVSATMSGVTTCLRFPGQLNADLRKLAVNMVPFPRLHFFMPGFAPLTSRGSQQYRALSVPELTQQMFDAKNMMAACDPRHGRYLTVAAVFRGRMSMKEVDEQMLNVQNKNSSYFVEWIPNNVKTAVCDIPPRGLKMAATFIGNSTAIQELFKRISEQFTAMFRRKAFLHWYTGEGMDEMEFTEAESNMNDLVSEYQQYQDATAEEGEFEEEGEEEVA